Sequence from the bacterium genome:
AGAGGAGGCAGAAGAAGAAGAAAAGGCTGAGGGGAAAGACCTGTGGTCCAGAACATATGATTGAGAGTTCAAAGTCTAAAGGTTAAAGTTTATCGTTAATATGTCCCTAACACTATTCCTGTTTAGCGTAATACTGATTAGTCTTTCTGGAATTATGATGCCTGGCCCCGTGTTTGCAGTGACTTTATCCAAGGGTTATGAATCTCCGGTTGCCGGAATCGGGGTGGCTTTGGGGCATGGGGTAGTGGAAATTCCTTTGATAGCTATTGTTTACTTTGGCTTTGCCAGATTTTTCCATTTGGAATTGGTTAAAACTATCGTGGGCGTTGCTGGAGGATCGATTCTTATATATATGGGTTCCGGCATGTTCAGAATCCGCCATGAGATAAACGAAAGAGCCTACAGTTTTTCTCAAGGTTCGATTACCGCCGGCTTCCTCACAACTGTTTCTAATCCCTACTTCTTTCTCTGGTGGGCAACAATTGGCGCAGCCCTGATGACTAAGGCGATAACATTTGGATTGATAGGAATTCTTCTTTTCGTTTTGGTTCACTGGCTGTCCGATTTAACCTGGTATTCTTTGGTATCTTTGGTAGTTTACAGGAGCAAACACTTATGGAGCAGGAAGTTACATGGGATTCTATTCGGTTTATGTGGGGGGATACTTATCGGTTTTGGTGGTTGGTTCATATTTTCTGTGGTTATCTAAGACCTGTGCTCAAAATGTGAGAGGGTAAAATGAAAGTTATCGGTATAATAGGATATAAGGGAAGTGGTAAGACGCATCTGGGCATCAACCTCTCA
This genomic interval carries:
- a CDS encoding LysE family transporter yields the protein MMPGPVFAVTLSKGYESPVAGIGVALGHGVVEIPLIAIVYFGFARFFHLELVKTIVGVAGGSILIYMGSGMFRIRHEINERAYSFSQGSITAGFLTTVSNPYFFLWWATIGAALMTKAITFGLIGILLFVLVHWLSDLTWYSLVSLVVYRSKHLWSRKLHGILFGLCGGILIGFGGWFIFSVVI